One window of the Brevibacterium limosum genome contains the following:
- a CDS encoding RNA polymerase sigma factor — protein MTESAEQADPADRAMILSRDGWGRIIALIAAADGDLSGAEDALSTALERAVTAWRVHGPPSNPEGWLYRVALNARRDMWKSAAARTSTALDEETIDRIESRSGTDYGSSPGSSPGSVLGTGPGFGSDPAHHDPEALPDRRLELLAACAHPDIDPPARPLLMLSAVMGMTAKQVAAAMTLPAATVSARLTRAKKRVAGLGVAFGSPDRLDLESRLPDVHETIYGAFAIEWSQAAAQPREGMIGEALYLSHLVAELCPGDGESHGLAALIHLSAARFPARRGRTGEFVPLADQGPDLWDRALSDAGESHLAWVHRCGQVGRFGLEAAIQLLHMAGIRTGSTDWPMLLRLHDDLDRIAPSLGGSVSRAAVLAEVEGPEAELEALDALDADSPRLAAFQPAWVLRAHLLSRLGRSDEADAARRRALDLTTDPAERAHLAGPT, from the coding sequence ATGACCGAATCCGCAGAGCAGGCCGATCCTGCCGATCGCGCGATGATCCTGTCCCGGGACGGCTGGGGCAGGATCATCGCGCTCATCGCGGCCGCCGACGGTGATCTCTCCGGCGCCGAGGATGCCCTGTCCACCGCGCTCGAACGTGCCGTCACCGCGTGGCGGGTCCACGGTCCGCCTTCCAACCCCGAGGGCTGGCTCTACCGCGTGGCGCTCAATGCCCGCCGGGACATGTGGAAATCGGCGGCGGCACGGACCTCGACGGCCCTCGATGAGGAGACGATCGACCGGATCGAGAGCCGCTCCGGCACTGATTATGGTTCCAGCCCCGGCTCCAGTCCGGGCTCCGTTCTCGGCACCGGTCCCGGTTTCGGTTCCGACCCCGCCCATCACGACCCCGAGGCTCTGCCCGACCGCCGCCTCGAACTCCTCGCCGCCTGCGCCCACCCGGACATCGATCCTCCCGCCCGGCCGCTGCTCATGCTCTCGGCGGTGATGGGGATGACAGCGAAGCAGGTCGCCGCGGCCATGACCCTGCCCGCCGCCACCGTCTCCGCCCGCCTGACCAGGGCGAAGAAGCGCGTCGCCGGTCTCGGCGTCGCCTTCGGCAGCCCCGACCGGCTCGACCTCGAGTCCCGTCTGCCCGATGTCCACGAAACGATCTACGGGGCCTTCGCCATCGAATGGTCCCAAGCGGCCGCGCAGCCACGGGAGGGCATGATCGGCGAGGCCCTGTATCTGTCCCACCTCGTGGCCGAACTCTGCCCGGGTGACGGCGAATCCCACGGACTGGCCGCCCTCATCCACCTCTCCGCCGCCCGATTCCCCGCTCGTCGAGGTCGGACCGGGGAATTCGTACCCCTTGCCGACCAGGGCCCCGACCTCTGGGACCGCGCGCTGAGCGACGCCGGCGAGAGCCACCTCGCCTGGGTCCACCGCTGCGGGCAGGTGGGGCGCTTCGGCCTCGAAGCCGCGATTCAGCTGCTCCACATGGCCGGAATCCGCACCGGATCCACGGATTGGCCGATGCTGCTGCGCCTCCACGACGACCTCGATCGAATCGCGCCGAGCCTCGGCGGATCGGTCTCCCGGGCCGCCGTCCTCGCCGAGGTCGAGGGGCCCGAGGCGGAACTGGAGGCACTCGACGCGCTCGATGCCGACTCGCCACGTCTGGCCGCCTTCCAACCGGCCTGGGTGCTGCGGGCTCACCTGCTTTCCCGCCTCGGCCGCAGCGATGAGGCGGACGCGGCCCGCCGCCGTGCCCTCGACCTCACCACCGACCCCGCAGAGCGCGCCCACCTCGCCGGGCCCACCTGA